The following nucleotide sequence is from Chitinivibrionales bacterium.
GTTGGGATCGATACCAAGGGCTTTTCCGAAATTGACAACCGCCTGATCGTACCTTCCCCGCCGCAAGTGAATCCGTCCATACCCGGCCAGGGCCTGAGCATTAGCGGGCAGCATACGAACCGCACTTGAATAGGAGAGTTCGGCTTTTTTGATTTTATCCTGCTTTTCGGCAAGTAAGCCTTTTGTCAGATAATACCAACCGTTTCCTTTCCGGTTAGGCCTTTTTTTCATAAGTTCTGATGCCATAAATAGCTTGCCGTCACTGATATATGCCGTGCATACATAATAGAGGGCTTCATCATTGGTAGGATTTTTCGACCATATTACTTCAAAAGTTTGAAGCGCTTTGTCCTTTTTTCCGTTTTTTAATAAAGCTTTCCCATAGTGTAGGTTTACATATTCATTATCGGGGGCGATATCCAGTGCTTTTCTGAAAAAGTCTTCAGCACGATCGTAACGGGTCTGCTCATAGGCAATTTCTCCAAGAAGAATATAGCACGAATCGCATCCCCTGTTTCTATCAGCAGCTTTTTCGAGCATGGTATAGGCAGAATCCGGTTTGTCCGCTTTTTTTAGGAGTTTTCCTGCCCAGAACAGGATTTCAGGATCTCTGCCGTCTAATAATAAGGCCTGGCGAATGCTTTTTAAGGCATCGGAATTTTTCCCGATAAGGTGAGATGTCTGGGCAAAGCGCAAAAAATGGCGACTTTTAAGAGGATCGTGTTTAGCTGCCAGCCGAAAATGGGTGTTTGCAGCAGTGTTTTCCCCTTGTGCAAAAAGTACTTCACCGTATGAAAAATGAGCTTTCGCGTTTTTCGGCTTGAGGAGTACCGCTTCTTTAAGGTGAGGATAGGCTTTGTCCAGCTGTTTTCTTTCAAGGTAATACGATCCAAGGCTGAACCGGATATTAAAATCCTTCGGTGAATGTTTGACTGCTTCAGTAAGATAAGACAGCCGTTTCTCATCATTCTTGCGCTCCTTATGGATTCCGGCAAGTGCATTCAGCGATTGTACATCCGAGGGTTTCATCCTGACTGCAGTCTTCAGTACCGGAACAGCATCATCGGGCTTGTCAAGAGATAGGTACAGGAGACCGAGTTCCTGGTGAAGTGCATGGTCGGTGGGTTTTTTCTTAATCAACGTTACCAGAACCCCGGCGAGTTCTTTCCGGCTGTTGAGTTTGCGATAGCACACTGCCAGTTGTTCAATGGTTTCCTGGTGCTCCGGATCGAGTTTGTGGGCCCGTTCCAGTGGGTCGACTGCGCTTTTGTACTTTTTGGATTTCAGATAGGCGGCGCCAAGCATGGAATGACACCTGAAATTTCGGGGTGTTAAAACCGACGCTTGGTTTAGATGGGGTATCGCCTTATCATACTGGCTGCGGTGGTAGTAGAGTTCACCCAGTTCCAGAAGCCCGCTTGTGTCGGTAGGGACTTCTTTTACATACTGCTCATAATACTTCGCGGCATTAGTCTTCTGATTTTGCGCTTCCAGCGCCCGGGCCAGCATTCGTGTAAATCGTGGAGGAGCATCCTTTACTTTAATGGCCTGGTAGAGCACCCGGGATGCTGATTTGTAACGCTTTTTGGCCATATATAATTCAGCAAGACGCTCGTGGTTGCGCAGGTCTGAGGGATAGTAACGGGTATTGGCCGCGTACCGCTCGAGGGCATCCTCTCTGCGCCCTGTCTTTTCATAGAGCCGGGCTAACCGAAATCCATAGTCGTTGCTCGCTCCCTTTTCCAGATATTTTTCATACATGCGTACGGCATTTTTATAATTGCCGGTAGAATCGCTTGCAATTGCCGATAGTTCGATGAGGTGCTGGTCGGATGGTTTTTTAACCAGCGCCTGGGAAAGATACTTTTGTGCCATTTTGTAGTCATTCAACCGGTAATATGAATCGGCAAGCATGGTAATTACCCGGATATCTGATCCCCAGGCGCCAGAAAGACCTCTCAAGAGCTCGATCACCTCTTTGTAATCTTTATCCTCATATTCAAGTCCGGCGAGTTTAAAATTGACATGGGGGTTCTCGAAATTTTTGTCGAGAAATGTACGATAGCATTTTTGGGCCGAATTTTCTTTTCGTGCCTTAACAAACAAGTCCCCTGCGGTTATGATAGATTCTTTGTTTTTGCGAGGATCAAGTGAAAAATGGCCGGCATAAGCTTCGGCGGCTGCACTGTCGTTGTTTGTCTTCGTATACAAATCTGCGAGTTTCAGCCAGGAAGCTTCGTGGTCGGAATCAATAGAAAGAGATTTTGTATAAAAATCGATCGCCTTTGAATTCATGTTGAACTCGGCATATTTTTCACCGAACTCGTGATATATCTCCGGTGTTGGTTTTTTAAGCACCGATGCTGTGGTGAAATATTCTTCAGCGCTTTTAAAATTTTTCTGTTTTAATGAAAGTAATGCTAACCGATAGAACGCTTCTCCATTGGTCTTGTCTTTTTTCACAAGCTCCATGTACTCGTTCTCTGCAGTTTGTCGGTTACCCAGAGCATAGTTAAGGTCTGCGATGTTTTGTCGCAGGTAAGGTGAATCACCATGATATTTTCGTTCGAGCAGATAGTTGGATAGCGCTTTTTCCCTCTTGCCAAGGGAGAGCCAGGCGTCGCCGAGATAACGGTGAGTCTCTTTGTATTTCGGCTTTTCGGCCACAATGGAATCAAGATAGGCGATTGCTTTACGAGGGTTCTCTTTAATAAGCGACAGTCGGGCAAGGGCCAGCCTGCAGCTGTTTTTATCTTTAACCAGCGGAAGAGCGGAAGAAAACATTTCGAGGGCGCGGTCGTATTCTTTGGCTCCAAGGTGAATATATCCCATGGCAAGAAACACCGATGAGTCTTTTCCTCCCCCTGCTATGAATCTGTTCAGATGGTTTCGAGCGCTTGCCGTGTCGTTCAGGAAAAGCTCGAGTAAACCCATTTCTTTCTGAAGTTCCGAATTGTTTGAAAAATTGGGTTCGATTTTTCGTAATATTTCATACGCTTCCTTATGCTTTCCTGTTTTCCGCAACGACAAGGCGGCATTGAGGTGTACAAGAAAATCATTGGGCATTTCTTTCATTGCAATGCGAAAATGGTCTGCCGCTTTCTCGTAATTTTCCTTTTTGGCGTAAATTTGCCCCAGGTATTTGTGAGGCACAGGATTATCGTCGAGAAATCGTACCGTGCGGTCAAATGCCTTGAGCGCTGCATCTTCCTTCCCCAGTCGAAAAAGGCTTTTTCCTTTCTCCAGATAGGCCGGCCCGTTTGCAGGATCATGGGCGAGGAGTTTTTCGGCATATGATAATGCGTCGTCA
It contains:
- a CDS encoding tetratricopeptide repeat protein, with protein sequence MFRVHFRFLSVCLYSICIAGFAAFLPAAPEESDSSAQGNSSLHENSNLKSTTILIARPEDASFDEKDENKWFAVLSEALFYFKFSATEHIDVIPWDTLNNNIRQFKNLSRRLAEPDYRDLIQLKDVGYMIFQNYEIIKGNVQYLAELISVDENRAVSVFESTFPTGSLPHELDSCIRQFHSAAGVKLTPEHARFLRTPLLSGNEKILKQFSEILLDDLYGKSGRPLEMAEEYRKIVKRDVLMYLAHYYAARHFVKAEKHYNAAVGLDNLLVTIGPFYPELYVAAARSYRLAGNYDDAIRIAILGEKGGMDTIKLALEKARAFEARRDTEKAKSAYRGVLDKDDDNVSALLFFAQYFNNHNKHDDALSYAEKLLAHDPANGPAYLEKGKSLFRLGKEDAALKAFDRTVRFLDDNPVPHKYLGQIYAKKENYEKAADHFRIAMKEMPNDFLVHLNAALSLRKTGKHKEAYEILRKIEPNFSNNSELQKEMGLLELFLNDTASARNHLNRFIAGGGKDSSVFLAMGYIHLGAKEYDRALEMFSSALPLVKDKNSCRLALARLSLIKENPRKAIAYLDSIVAEKPKYKETHRYLGDAWLSLGKREKALSNYLLERKYHGDSPYLRQNIADLNYALGNRQTAENEYMELVKKDKTNGEAFYRLALLSLKQKNFKSAEEYFTTASVLKKPTPEIYHEFGEKYAEFNMNSKAIDFYTKSLSIDSDHEASWLKLADLYTKTNNDSAAAEAYAGHFSLDPRKNKESIITAGDLFVKARKENSAQKCYRTFLDKNFENPHVNFKLAGLEYEDKDYKEVIELLRGLSGAWGSDIRVITMLADSYYRLNDYKMAQKYLSQALVKKPSDQHLIELSAIASDSTGNYKNAVRMYEKYLEKGASNDYGFRLARLYEKTGRREDALERYAANTRYYPSDLRNHERLAELYMAKKRYKSASRVLYQAIKVKDAPPRFTRMLARALEAQNQKTNAAKYYEQYVKEVPTDTSGLLELGELYYHRSQYDKAIPHLNQASVLTPRNFRCHSMLGAAYLKSKKYKSAVDPLERAHKLDPEHQETIEQLAVCYRKLNSRKELAGVLVTLIKKKPTDHALHQELGLLYLSLDKPDDAVPVLKTAVRMKPSDVQSLNALAGIHKERKNDEKRLSYLTEAVKHSPKDFNIRFSLGSYYLERKQLDKAYPHLKEAVLLKPKNAKAHFSYGEVLFAQGENTAANTHFRLAAKHDPLKSRHFLRFAQTSHLIGKNSDALKSIRQALLLDGRDPEILFWAGKLLKKADKPDSAYTMLEKAADRNRGCDSCYILLGEIAYEQTRYDRAEDFFRKALDIAPDNEYVNLHYGKALLKNGKKDKALQTFEVIWSKNPTNDEALYYVCTAYISDGKLFMASELMKKRPNRKGNGWYYLTKGLLAEKQDKIKKAELSYSSAVRMLPANAQALAGYGRIHLRRGRYDQAVVNFGKALGIDPNNLGIILDLGNAYEAQKSYSSAVELYQTALKSNPEYHQAHFAIARVEGKRKNHLKSITALKNALDIDRRNPLYHMALGHEYRLTSQYKDAIKQYKRATRFGKDSMIDAYRYIGNIYYSSLKNKSKAKKFYEKYVNKGGENRTVTLRLHKIQ